From a region of the Mycobacteriales bacterium genome:
- a CDS encoding putative quinol monooxygenase, whose amino-acid sequence MILVTGSVRVAADSLDEALRLSLEHVRRSRLEAGCRMHSVQVDVEDAHRLVFHEIWDDAASLRAHFDLPESGRFVTALTALATSSPEMQVYDATPVRV is encoded by the coding sequence GTGATCCTCGTGACCGGCTCGGTCCGTGTCGCGGCCGACTCCCTCGACGAAGCCCTGCGCCTCTCCCTCGAGCACGTACGACGATCGCGGCTCGAGGCGGGTTGCCGCATGCACTCCGTGCAGGTCGATGTCGAGGACGCGCACCGCCTGGTGTTCCACGAGATCTGGGACGACGCGGCCTCGCTCCGCGCTCACTTCGACCTCCCTGAGTCCGGACGTTTCGTCACCGCCCTCACGGCGCTGGCCACCTCGTCGCCGGAGATGCAGGTGTACGACGCGACGCCGGTCCGCGTGTGA
- a CDS encoding nuclear transport factor 2 family protein: MHPNEQALRDFYAAFDRRDGEAMATLYAPDATFTDPVFEGLRDGEPADMWRMLTSRSADLTVELPQCSADETTGSARWIAHYTFAQTGRPVVNDVRSTFRFRDGLVVEQRDDFGFWGWSRQALGTPGLLLGWTPVVRGKVQGTARAGLAAFRSAR, translated from the coding sequence ATGCATCCCAACGAGCAGGCCCTGCGGGACTTCTACGCCGCCTTCGATCGCCGTGACGGCGAGGCCATGGCGACGCTCTACGCACCCGACGCGACCTTCACCGACCCGGTCTTCGAGGGCCTGCGTGACGGCGAGCCGGCGGACATGTGGCGGATGCTGACGTCGCGCTCCGCCGACCTCACCGTCGAGCTGCCGCAGTGCTCCGCTGACGAGACGACCGGGTCCGCCCGGTGGATCGCGCACTACACCTTCGCCCAGACCGGCCGACCCGTCGTCAACGACGTCCGCTCGACCTTCCGCTTCCGCGACGGCCTCGTCGTCGAGCAGCGCGACGACTTTGGCTTCTGGGGCTGGTCGCGGCAGGCCCTGGGGACACCGGGCCTGCTGCTCGGCTGGACACCAGTCGTGCGCGGCAAGGTCCAGGGCACGGCCCGCGCCGGGCTGGCCGCCTTCCGGTCAGCCCGGTGA
- a CDS encoding MCE family protein, translating to MSAPIARGAALVRRRVLGLVFLVVIALLVWTTVALYTKRFADEATVLLRADRAGNQLTTGADVKARGLIVGRVSEVSATDDGAELELKLDRSMIGQLSGDVTAQLLPKTLFGEKFVALVPGTSADRLADGDVITQDRSSTALETARVVDDLLPLLRTLKPEQLSTTLGALSSALRDRGDRLGANLELLDAYLRDLNPSLPTLEQDFRGLADFADTLDAAAPDLLSVIEDLSFSSRSVVDQQDELSGFLDATAAFSDETEAFLRENEQRLVRLSQDSLPSLQAYARYAPGFPCLLDGITRTNALAEDTFGGLQPGLHITLEVVQDQNGFQPGDEPQYVDDSGPKCDGLIGEPVRPFQPTYEPRDGYCDEFEAASPGVTTGDCRSGSVTDPPALLLSSEELERAAVAPALGMAADEVPDVATLLFGPLARGTLLRYS from the coding sequence GTGTCCGCCCCCATCGCGCGCGGCGCCGCCCTCGTCCGCCGCCGGGTCCTCGGCCTGGTCTTCCTCGTCGTGATCGCGCTGCTGGTCTGGACCACGGTCGCGCTCTACACAAAGCGCTTCGCCGACGAGGCGACCGTGCTGCTGCGCGCCGACCGGGCGGGCAACCAGCTGACGACCGGCGCTGACGTGAAGGCCCGCGGCCTCATCGTCGGGCGGGTCTCCGAGGTCAGCGCGACCGACGACGGAGCAGAGCTCGAGCTCAAGCTGGACCGCTCGATGATCGGTCAGCTGTCGGGCGACGTCACCGCGCAGCTGCTGCCGAAGACGCTGTTCGGCGAGAAGTTCGTGGCCCTGGTCCCCGGCACCTCCGCCGACCGGCTGGCCGACGGCGACGTCATCACGCAGGACCGCTCGTCGACCGCGCTCGAGACCGCTCGCGTGGTGGACGACCTGCTCCCGCTGCTGCGCACCCTGAAGCCCGAGCAGCTGTCGACGACGCTGGGCGCGTTGTCGTCCGCGCTGCGCGACCGGGGCGACCGGCTCGGCGCCAACCTCGAGCTGCTCGACGCCTACCTGCGCGACCTCAACCCGTCGCTGCCCACGCTGGAGCAGGACTTCCGGGGGCTTGCCGACTTCGCAGACACCCTCGACGCAGCCGCGCCCGACCTGCTGTCGGTCATCGAGGACCTGTCGTTCTCCAGCCGGTCGGTCGTCGACCAGCAGGACGAGCTGTCGGGCTTCCTCGACGCGACCGCGGCCTTCTCCGACGAGACCGAGGCCTTCCTCCGCGAGAACGAGCAGCGCCTCGTGCGGCTGTCCCAGGACTCACTTCCGTCGCTGCAGGCCTACGCCCGCTACGCCCCCGGCTTCCCTTGCCTGCTCGACGGCATCACCCGCACCAACGCCCTCGCCGAGGACACCTTTGGCGGGCTGCAGCCCGGCCTGCACATCACCCTCGAGGTCGTGCAGGACCAGAACGGCTTCCAGCCCGGGGACGAGCCGCAGTACGTCGACGACAGCGGTCCGAAGTGCGACGGCTTGATCGGCGAGCCGGTCCGACCGTTCCAGCCGACCTACGAGCCGCGCGACGGCTATTGCGACGAGTTCGAGGCGGCCTCGCCCGGGGTGACGACCGGGGACTGCCGCTCGGGCTCGGTGACCGACCCGCCCGCGCTGCTGCTGTCGTCGGAGGAGCTCGAGCGGGCCGCGGTCGCGCCGGCCCTCGGCATGGCCGCCGACGAGGTGCCCGACGTCGCGACGCTGCTGTTCGGCCCGCTCGCCCGCGGCACCCTCCTCCGCTACTCCTGA
- a CDS encoding TetR/AcrR family transcriptional regulator yields the protein MATPAKRPYAPRLPADQRREQLLDAALAIALQRGFHAVTVDGVAKEAGVTRPVVYGVFADRGELLMALADRSEARALTQLAAVFPSIPDGDADPDELLVAGISAYLCAIRDDPATWRVILLPPEGAPEEMRVRVRAHRATMLGQLSALTDWGLAHRSGPTGLDADLFARSVFTLAEGAARLMLTDPEHYPVDRLVDFTRTVLSGLR from the coding sequence GTGGCAACACCCGCGAAGCGCCCCTACGCGCCCCGGCTGCCCGCCGACCAGCGCCGCGAGCAGCTGCTCGACGCTGCCCTCGCGATCGCCTTGCAGCGCGGCTTCCACGCGGTCACCGTCGACGGCGTCGCGAAGGAGGCCGGCGTCACCCGACCGGTCGTCTACGGCGTCTTCGCCGACCGCGGCGAGCTGCTCATGGCGCTCGCCGACCGGTCCGAGGCACGGGCCCTCACCCAGCTGGCCGCCGTCTTCCCGTCGATCCCCGACGGCGACGCGGATCCGGACGAGCTGCTGGTCGCGGGGATCTCGGCGTACCTCTGCGCCATCCGCGACGACCCGGCGACCTGGCGCGTGATCCTGCTGCCACCGGAGGGCGCCCCGGAGGAGATGCGGGTGCGGGTGCGGGCCCACCGCGCGACGATGCTGGGGCAGCTGTCGGCGCTGACCGACTGGGGCCTCGCGCACCGCAGCGGGCCGACCGGCCTCGACGCCGACCTGTTCGCCCGCTCGGTCTTCACCTTGGCCGAGGGAGCAGCCCGGCTGATGCTGACCGACCCCGAGCACTACCCCGTCGATCGGCTCGTGGACTTCACGCGCACCGTGCTGTCCGGGCTGCGCTGA